The proteins below are encoded in one region of Chroicocephalus ridibundus chromosome 9, bChrRid1.1, whole genome shotgun sequence:
- the TICRR gene encoding treslin isoform X1 produces MSCSHSVVFLLDTASPGRRERLQRGALRLLNHLGCRFGLPRLRWAFRFFDSLGGRGGASRGGGFRPPGPRAWARFEEELAERFGARGPAAVVLPGPAPRAALTHNGLKETLLDFQWDRPEIASPAKPLRRSRRTGLAAGEPPESQAPPEGFVNAVFLFSPCPHSRRELRQFVSGSDVPSSSHEPPTAQELAEKLLPKSVQELIADQKITLFWVDTAEWSQLIESPDHLGYWTMFELIRRTGGTILPSETLVQCLSPHRADLAHGFLGDSSSTVPQNVPWTVLLPLDATLNCLFSKSSVFQAVFPQQEGTMFLSMPGGKKQESCAVVLEPLAMSQRQLHCPVNIFLKGSLTGWSLMQAGCFFTESWILQSSQAEQAEHNRSLFHQLLRSLVTEELHMVAEVSLSKTWCPCTAVLSPLSESTAVLTILGTEKTAEIQRCNLEGAVVENSSQDHALHLPEVVNSVLSKMNTLVEDSLESTEEETPMPEWVQRELSHTGGWHPSVLEVWYPSSNACGASSDLMESFRLLQVPCANGKDNADQSEVELSESLSELYQRKFSETSAAAGPGNNKKRRGVPRTPVRQKMKTMSRSLQMLNVARLNVKAQKFQPDGVPPTVNEKVPQKLSGKRLDEKAEEKEKALKISIDLKTEEELQSHLMASYQKAVANGILSSACAQNMIVAIKRFLKAQDAKEKEVACVERVRNHLLKTSKMLRQQHGLQKETKVRECQLQVFLRLELCLQCPSLQSNTDEMEELLEEMTDMLRILCLTEDPGYLTKFLEEILELYMNSIPKTLGDIYYGLGTQIPPKLASVLPSDFFSDDSVTLDSKSPSLPPSLSSALTPSAVCQRTESDQLEELRTRSAKKRRNNVLARHRSMTEASQNLRQIEIPKIAKNPNRKENLRSHLAAEKSQQVPLQKAAVQEVTKVRRNLFNEEILSPSKRSMKKMPRSQSVSAVEGLRYKCTDEDAKDHRKLLTKRVAETPLHKQVSRRLLHKQIKGRSSDPGCDTGVVEESPEKAINEAGLRRSPRIKQLSLNRTCSDVFYSTTQPRSQNSQRVHQGQEESCTLQDVEGIKWHSDTPTVQTPKRFFFGAVIDMCSPAVKHSPGRRRTRKDSSHLDELTACQTPRKTPNKFAQKPLNSASKLPRRSPRILHRTPQKLEKTPGKSPVAKQTAAKCLGKYFSHPVQRVRSSSALTESKRVHLLEATSKDCSLAERLSPPCKEAGLQIPEHEGFSVLSGSLLPLADSNPAASSPSAIQERSFTELQTPRRSLRYHSELASPVGTWRQVLPKEIQVQSDLLSQATKSTPRKPGDPGSKPCTSPLSAELSPLAVRLEPPFSSPLPESSTNTVAICSPSHVQAGDSDWELDASEPSFQKSPGITGTSQRSLLHTPRQAKREPNSGGQNLTSACATPSKNKDNRHDNSGISSVERLHPRQSQVTENTSVLEKNKQMDVASQKFSPKENLETLEKHLSPKSSAGGQVHAQNAETECEQLVKEGNSSANTCESFLSGSRTVSDDLEPRTLLKEYTGLKVPSLKRCSRLALNASPPMPKSAPAYSLRCTADRRQREAAARMGNPQLLAKFSTPKSRCKLPSASPPTYEVELEMQASGLPKLRIKKIGSCSSLEVQPEASGSKPKGGESPFGDLAMTWCSKHPGKQASACVSPSCFRSFHSTPGKGGGQTYICQSYTPTSCASNATSPSPLEAGVPWTPSPKQKGKTTPDAINDWPRRKRAAGSTANASCGQSEKNAEQKRMSTGREGEMKILEHCSSKVTNTLGEFELEGIYRLQDQASPSDSEPRADEDSATGSFGLKSRKRVIMCVSPEKEENRDVKRSCIDRCDLDLAGFSTDEDNRSKSRTDSVLPEKPQACALITPEQHSCVGDDDVFLLSGSTPPVKGTLSASSLLALTRSPLLCQGQTPPSRRKRVQEEESDAFHIAANQELSPFHIMASRKRSLSRTYSRKKLLS; encoded by the exons ATGTCGTGCTCCCACAGCGTGGTGTTCCTGCTGGACACGGCCAGCCCGGGGCGGCGCGAGCGGCTGCAGCGCGGCGCCCTGCGGCTCCTCAACCACCTCGGCTGCCGCTTCGGCCTGCCCCGCCTCCGCTGGGCCTTCAGGTTCTTCGACTCCctcgggggccgcggcggggcctcGCGGGGCGGCGGATTCCGCCCGCCGGGACCCCGCGCCTGGGCCCGTTTCGAGGAGGAGCTGGCGGAGCGGTTCGGGGCGCGGGGACCCGCCGCCGTCGTCCTGCCCGGGCCAGCTCCCCGCGCCGCCCTCACCCACAATGGCCTGAAGGAGACGCTCCTTGACTTCCAGTGGGACCGCCCGGAAATCGCGTCGCCAGCCAAGCCGCTCCGCAGGAGCCGGAGGACGGGGCTGGCCGCCGGAGAACCCCCGGAGAGCCAGGCGCCCCCAGAGGGCTTTGTGAACGCCgtcttcctcttctccccttgCCCCCACTCGCGGAGGGAGCTGCGGCAGTTCGTGTCGGGGAGCGACGTCCCTTCCTCCTCTCATGAGCCGCCCACGGCTCAGGAGCTGGCGGAGAAACTCCTGCCCAAGAGCGTCCAGGAGCTGATCGCGGACCAGAAGATCACGCTGTTCTGGGTGGACACTGCCGAGTGGTCCCAG CTGATTGAATCCCCAGATCATCTTGGATACTGGACAATGTTTGAATTGATCCGTCGGACAGGAGGCACCATTTTGCCATCTGAAACCCTAGTGCAATGTTTGAGTCCCCATAGGGCAGATCTTGCTCATGGCTTTCTTGGAGACTCGAGTTCCACAGTGCCACAGAATGTGCCTTGGACTGTGCTTTTGCCGTTGGACGCGACTTTGAACTGCTTGTTCTCGAAGTCCTCCGTATTTCAAGCAGTATTCCCCCAGCAAGAAGGAACAATGTTTCTCAGCATGCCtg gaggaaagaagcaggaaagctGTGCTGTGGTCCTGGAACCCCTAGCCATGAGCCAAAGACAACTGCATTGTCCAGTCAACATCTTCCTGAAAGGCAGCCTGACGGGTTGGAGCTTGATGCAGGCTGGATGCTTTTTCACAGAGAGCTGGATACTGCAGAGCTCGCAGGCTGAGCAGGCCGAACATAACAGGTCACTGTTTCATCAGCTGTTAAGGAGTCTAGTGACTGAAGAACTGCACATG gttGCTGAGGTATCTTTATCTAAAACTTGGTGCCCCTGCACCGCTGTTTTATCACCACTTTCTGAGAGCACTGCAGTCCTGACTATACTTGGTACTGAGAAGACTGCTGAAATTCAGCGATGCAATCTTGAAGGAGCTGTAGTGGAGAACTCTTCCCAAGACCATGCTCTTCACCTCCCAGAAGTTGTGAACAGTGTGTTGAGTAAAATGAACACATTGGTGGAAGATTCTCTGGAGAGTACGG AAGAAGAAACTCCTATGCCAGAGTGGGTCCAACGGGAACTATCCCATACAGGGGGCTGGCATCCTTCAGTGCTTGAAGTGTGGTATCCTTCATCGAATGCTTGTGGAGCAAGTTCAGATCTGATGGAGTCGTTCAG ACTCCTGCAGGTTCCTTGTGCAAATGGGAAGGATAATGCAGACCAATCTGAAGTAGAACTCTCAGAAAGTCTCTCTGAGCTGTACCAGAGAAAATTCAGTGAAACATCTGCTGCAGCTGGAccaggaaataacaaaaaaagac GTGGGGTTCCCCGAACTCCAGTCAGGCAGAAGATGAAGACCATGTCCAGATCCCTGCAGATGCTCAATGTAGCAAGACTGAATGTAAAAGCTCAGAAGTTTCAACCTGATGGTGTGCCACCAACAGTGAATGAGAAGGTTCCACAgaagctttcaggaaaaagattggatgaaaaggctgaagaaaaagaaaaggcacttaAAATATCAATAG ACTTGAAAACCGAGGAGGAACTGCAGTCCCATCTAATGGCAAGCTACCAGAAGGCTGTTGCCAACGGAATTCTTTCATCTGCATGTGCCCAGAATATGATCGTGGCCATTAAAAGGTTCTTGAAAGCACAAGATGCCAAAGAGAAAGAG GTGGCCTGTGTGGAAAGAGTCAGAAATCATCTCCTGAAGACCAGCAAAATGCTGAGACAACAGCATGGCTTGCAGAAGGAGACTAAAGTCAGAGA GTGCCAACTTCAGGTATTTTTGCGCCTTGAGTTATGTCTTCAGTGCCCTTCACTGCAGAGCAACACTGATGAAATGGAGGAGCTGTTAGAAGAG ATGACAGATATGCTGCGTATTTTGTGTCTGACTGAAGACCCAGGGTATCTTACAAAGTTTCTAGAGGAAATATTAGAATT GTATATGAATTCTATACCGAAGACCCTTGGAGATATTTACTATGGTCTCGGTACACAAATACCCCCAAAGCTGGCATCTGTTCTGCCTTCAGACTTCTTCAGtgatgattctgtgactctggaTAGCAAATCTCCAAGCCTTCCGCCATCTTTATCATCTGCCTTAACCCCCAGCGCCGTTTGCCAACGCACTGAGAGTGatcagctggaggagctgcgcaCCAGATCTGCCAAAAAGAGACG GAATAATGTATTAGCCAGACACAGGAGCATGACAGAAGCATCACAGAACCTGCGTCAAATTGAGATTCCCAAGATAGCCAAGAATCCCAACAGAAAG gagaACTTGCGTTCTCACCTTGCCGCTGAGAAGTCCCAACAGGTGcctttgcagaaagcagcagtgcaAG AGGTTACAAAGGTAAGGAGGAACCTCTTCAATGAAGAGATACTTTCACCATCAAAAAGGTCGATGAAGAAGATGCCTAGAAGCCAGTCAGTATCTGCTGTGGAAGGTCTAAGATACAAATGTACCGATGAAGACGCTAAAG ATCATCGCAAGTTACTGACCAAGAGAGTTGCAGAAACACCATTGCATAAGCAGGTCTCTAGGAGACTACTACATAAGCAGATCAAAGGCCG GTCTTCAGATCCAGGTTGTGACACTGGTGTTGTAGAAGAATCTCCAGAGAAGGCCATAAATG AAGCAGGTTTGAGAAGAAGCCCACGCATCAAACAGCTGTCTCTGAATAGGACCTGCTCTGATGTTTTCTATTCCACTACACAACCCCGCTCACAAAATTCACAGCGAGTCCATCAGGGACAAGAGGAGAGCTGTACGCTGCAGGATGTAGAAG GCATTAAGTGGCATTCAGACACCCCCACTGTCCAGACTCCCAAGAGGTTTTTCTTTGGTGCAGTCATTGACATGTGCAGTCCTGCAGTGAAGCATTCACCTGGAAGGCGGAGAACAAGAAAAGATTCCTCACACTTAGACGAGCTGACTGCCTGTCAG acTCCTAGAAAAACACCTAATAAATTTGCCCAGAAGCCACTGAATTCTGCCAGTAAGCTACCAAGGAGATCACCTCGCATTCTCCACAGGACACCACAGAAGCTAGAGAAGACTCCTGGCAAAAGTCCAGTTGCTAAGCAGACTGCAGCTAAGTGTTTGGGAAAGTACTTTTCTCATCCTGTACAAAGGGTCAGGTCATCATCTGCGTTAACTGAAAGTAAGAGGGTTCACTTACTAGAAGCAACTTCTAAGGATTGTTCTCTAGCAGAAAGACTTTCACCTCCTTGCAAAGAGGCTGGCTTACAAATACCAGAACATGAAGGGTTCTCAGTGCTCAGTGGCTCGTTACTACCTCTGGCAGACTCAAATCCAGCTGCTTCTTCCCCCTCTGCCATCCAGGAAAGAAGTTTTACAGAACTGCAAACTCCAAGACGTTCCTTGAGATACCACTCAGAGTTAGCATCTCCAGTTGGTACTTGGAGGCAAGTCCTCCCAAAGGAAATCCAGGTGCAGTCAGATCTGTTATCTCAAGCAACTAAAAGTACTCCCAGGAAACCTGGAGATCCAGGTTCAAAACCATGTACCAGCCCATTGAGTGCAGAACTGTCGCCGCTCGCTGTGAGGCTGGAGCCTCCCTTCAGTTCTCCTCTCCCTGAAAGTTCCACGAACACTGTGGCAATCTGCTCTCCTTCCCACGTGCAGGCTGGGGACTCTGACTGGGAACTTGACGCATCTGAACCATCTTTTCAAAAATCTCCAGGTATTACTGGCACTTCGCAGAGGTCTCTGCTTCACACACCCAGGCAGGCGAAACGTGAACCAAATTCTGGAGGACAGAACCTCACATCTGCATGTGCAACACCTTCTAAAAATAAGGACAATCGTCATGATAACAGTGGTATCTCCTCTGTAGAAAGACTCCATCCCCGTCAGTCCCAAGTTACTGAAAATACCTCTGtattggagaaaaataaacagatggaTGTAGCATCTCAAAAGTTTTCTCCAAAAGAGAACTTAGAAACCTTGGAAAAGCACTTGTCTCCAAAGTCTTCTGCTGGAGGGCAGGTGCATGCACAGAATGCTGAGACAGAGTGTGAGCAATTGGTTAAGGAGGGGAACTCCAGTGCAAACACCTGTGAGTCCTTCCTAAGTGGTTCTCGAACAGTTAGCGATGACTTGGAACCAAGAACCCTGCTGAAAGAATATACGGGGCTGAAGGTTCCAAGTCTTAAGAGATGCTCCAGACTTGCCCTGAATGCTTCACCTCCTATGCCAAAGTCTGCTCCTGCCTATTCTTTACGCTGCACTGCAGACAGGAGGCAGCGGGAAGCTGCAGCACGGATGGGAAATCCGCAACTTTTAGCCAAGTTCTCTACTCCTAAAAGTCGTTGCAAACTGCCTTCTGCTAGCCCACCGACTTACGAAGTTGAACTTGAAATGcaagcttcaggcctgcccaaaCTTCGCATTAAGAAAATTGGTTCTTGCTCGTCACTGGAAGTTCAACCTGAAGCAAGTGGCAGCAAACCCAAGGGAGGAGAAAGCCCCTTTGGTGATCTTGCTATGACCTGGTGTAGCAAGCACCCGGGAAAACAAGCATCTGCCTGTGTTTCACCATCCTGCTTTCGCTCTTTCCACAGTACACCTGGGAAAGGTGGAGGACAGACCTACATATGCCAGTCATACACCCCAACAAGTTGTGCCTCTAATGCCACCTCCCCGTCTCCCTTAGAAGCAGGAGTTCCCTGGACGCCTTCCCCAAAGCAGAAGGGGAAGACTACCCCTGATGCTATTAACGATTGGCCTCGGAGAAAGAGAGCGGCAGGCAGCACTGCTAACGCTAGCTGTGGTCAAAGTGAGAAGAATGCTGAACAGAAGAGAATGTCAACAGGCAGAGAAGGAGAGATGAAGATCTTGGAGCATTGCAGCAGCAAAGTCACAAATACTCTTGGGGAGTTCGAGCTGGAAGGGATTTACAGGCTCCAGGATCAGGCATCTCCTAGTGACTCTGAACCCAGGGCTGATGAGGACTCTGCCACGGGATCTTTTGGCTTGAAATCTCGGAAGCGGGTCATTATGTGTGTGTCgccagaaaaagaagagaatcgTGATGTCAAGAGATCTTGCATTGATAGGTGCGACTTAGATCTTGCTGGCTTTTCCACAGATGAGGACAACAGAAGCAAATCAAGGACGGACTCTGTACTTCCTGAGAAACCACAAGCATGTGCGCTTATAACTCCTGAGCAGCACAGTTGTGTAGGGGATGACGATGTCTTCCTTTTGTCAG GCTCAACTCCACCAGTGAAGGGCACGCTCTCTGCTAGCAGCCTTCTAGCACTGACCCGGTCTCCACTGCTGTGCCAGGGACAGACACCGCCATCTCGGAGAAAACGTGTTCAAG AAGAGGAATCCGATGCCTTCCATATTGCTGCCAACCAGGAGCTGTCTCCATTCCACATCATGGCTTCCAGGAAGCGTTCCCTTAGCAGGACTTACTCACGGAAAAAGCTGCTTAGCTGA